One Scylla paramamosain isolate STU-SP2022 chromosome 5, ASM3559412v1, whole genome shotgun sequence genomic region harbors:
- the LOC135100762 gene encoding probable glutamate receptor produces the protein MMQLLREVLADPEVQRGLIHNPASFRFPSSPAVVAAAVHWPPHITVSRGTDGVLTVSGAMGNVMQVLSQTLNFTYSIITPEDGSWGAERPNGTWTGMVGQVIQNEADIALGPFGIKLSRSRVVDFTDSFYFDDRAILAKKGEPEIDPWGFLYPLTDSVWAALAGVLAVVWLTLWMVSRRPKVVTLLDWSIKLLLENMRVFLNQDVTKSLLDTIKARTVLGSWMVVAAVVFWSYTGTLTSLLAVRHIPLPIQTLRDLLDDSSVSVIMEPNTIVTDTISKMKTGELRELHELQFVGRVKYQHATTFPAALDTVVRRQRHAIISTSLSADLFMADLFILTGKCDFYKARQTFFTSTHCMIGQKGSPVVPAITHRIRSLIESGLYGYWLLSEIPAITTCRSSPPITLVRAPLSFANLWVRRTPRGLLMLPHDFVTQCFTERLVVATL, from the exons ATGATGCAGTTGCTGCGGGAAGTCCTGGCTGATCCTGAGGTGCAGCGGGGTCTGATACACAATCCAGCCTCTTTCAG GTTTCCAAGCAGTCCggcagtggtggcagcggcAGTACACTGGCCGCCACATATAACGGTATCCCGAGGCACCGATGGTGTCCTTACAGTCTCGGGAGCCATGGGAAACGTGATGCAAGTGCTGTCTCAGACCCTTAACTTCAC ATACAGCATAATAACACCCGAAGATGGGTCCTGGGGTGCCGAGCGTCCCAATGGCACCTGGACGGGCATGGTGGGCCAAGTAATTCAAAAT GAGGCGGACATAGCCTTGGGTCCCTTCGGCATCAAGCTGAGCAGAAGCAGAGTGGTGGACTTCACCGATTCTTTTTATTTCGATGACCGAGCTATTCTGGCTAAGAAAGGAGAGCCAGAAATTGACCCCTGGGGTTTCCTGTATCCTCTGACGGACTCAGTGTGGGCGGCGCTGGCAGGCGTTCTGGCGGTGGTGTGGCTGACGCTGTGGATGGTGAGTCGCCGCCCCAAAGTTGTTACTCTCCTGGACTGGTCTATAAAACTGCTACTAGAGAATATGCGTGTCTTTCTCAATCAAG ATGTAACGAAGTCACTGTTGGACACGATAAAAGCTCGCACTGTGTTAGGATCgtggatggtggtggcagcTGTGGTGTTCTGGAGCTACACAGGCACCCTCACCTCCCTGCTGGCGGTGCGGCACATCCCTTTACCCATCCAGACACTCAGGGACCTGCTCGATGACTCCTCCGTGTCTGTCATAATGGAACCAAATACCATCGTCACGGACACCATTTCA AAAATGAAGACCGGTGAACTGCGGGAACTTCACGAGCTTCAGTTTGTGGGTCGCGTGAAGTACCAACACGCCACCACCTTCCCTGCCGCGCTGGACACAGTGGTCCGCCGTCAGCGCCATGCTATCATCTCCACCAGTCTCTCTGCTGATCTGTTTATGGCTGACCTCTTCATTCTAACTG GGAAATGTGACTTCTACAAGGCGAGACAGAccttcttcacctccacccACTGCATGATTGGCCAGAAGGGCAGCCCCGTTGTGCCGGCCATCACACACAG GATCCGCTCCCTGATCGAGTCTGGCCTGTACGGGTACTGGCTGCTGAGCGAGATTcctgccatcaccacctgccGCTCCTCGCCTCCCATCACTCTCGTGAGGGCGCCGCTGTCCTTCGCCAACCTGTGGGTAAGGCGCACGCCACGCGGCCTTCTCATGCTGCCTCATGACTTTGTGACGCAGTGTTTTACAGAACGCTTAGTTGTGGCTACGTTGTAA